The DNA sequence TTGATGCATAGCCTTCCGGTGAAAGAATGGAGTATACTGCATTTTCAAGCATCCATACTTCATTACCAACTGCCATAGCAAGTGCTCCACCACTGCCGCCTTCACCGATCAGGATACAAAGTACAGGAACTTTAAGGGCTGACATCTCGTAAAGGTTTCTTGCGATTGCTTCACCCATACCACGTTCCTCTGCTTCCAGTCCACAGAATGCACCAGGTGTATTTACAAATGTGATGATAGGACGGTTGAACTTCTCTGCCTGTTTCATCAGACGAAGCGCCTTACGGTATCCATCCGGAAGCGGCATACCGAAATTACGCTCCATACACTCTGTCATGCTGGAACCCTTTACCTGTGCGATCACGGTTACAGGCTGTCCATCGATATGACCGATACCACCAACGATTGCTTTATCATCATTCATTGTTCTGTCTCCATGGATCTCATGGAAATCATCACAGATATAATCAATATAATCAAGTGCGCATGGACGAGTCATCTGTCTTGTACCACGGATCTTCTCCCAAGGAGTCTTATTCTCAACAGAAGTCAATCTCTCCTTTAAGATCTCGCTGATATCAAACTTCTCGTCTTCTTCCTTATCGAAGTTTGCATAACCGGTTCTCTGCTTATGTGTAACGATCAACTGGTACATGGTATCCTTCATCTTATCTCTGGTAATAATTCCATCGATAATACCATGCTCTACCAGGAACTCAGAACGCTGGAAGCCTTCCGGAAGATCCTGTCCGATCGTCTGTTTGATAACACGAGGACCTGCAAAGCCAACCAGAGCACCAGGCTCACCTAAGATGATGTCGCCAAGCATTGCAAAGCTGGCTGTTACACCACCGGTTGTAGGATCTGTAAGGATCGATACATATAACAATCCGGCTTCTGAATGTTTCTTCAATGCTGCGGAGGTTTTTGCCATCTGCATCAGGGAAATGATACCCTCCTGCATTCTGGCACCACCGGAACAACAGAACATGAATACAGGAAGCTTTTCTTCTGTTGCACGCTCAACCGCTCTGGCAATCTTCTCACCAACAACATAGCCCATACTGCTCATCAGGAATCTGGCATCACAGATACCGATCATAGCCGGCTCACCATTGATCAGAGCCTTACCGACTGTAACCGCTTCTTTCAATCCTGTCTTTTCCTGCGCAGCCTTAACCTTATCCTCATATCCGGCTGTATTTAACGGATTTGACATCGGCATATCTTCAAACCATGGTTCAAATGACTTTGGATCTGTTACCATCTTGATACGGTTCTTTGTCTTAACACGGAAATAAGAACCACATTCATAACAGATATATTTTGCCTTTACAACTCTCTGCTTATCAAGCTCAGCTCCACATTTCGGACATTTTACAGTCTCCGGTTTTGGCTGCTCCGCTTCGACAGCCTTCATTTTTTCCATCTCGGCTTCTTTTGCCTTTTTCTTTATAAATAACATTTCTTTTTACTGCTCCTTATATTTCTGTAAAAGAATACATGCGTTATGTCCACCAAATCCAAGAGAATTGCTGATCGCACAGTCAACCTCCTGCTCATATGGCTCTTTACAATAATCAAGATCCAGTTCTTCTTCACTCTCATGAAGTCCACGGGTTCTGTGGATATAGCCTTCTTCGATCGTCTTTGCTGTAACGATACATTCAATCGCTCCTGCTGCACCAAGAAGATGTCCTGTCATAGACTTTGTAGAATTGATCTTGATGTCCTTTGCATGATCGCCAAATGCTTTCTTGATCGCTCTGGTCTCAACCAGATCGTTTAAATGTGTACTGGTTCCGTGTGCATTGATATATGCAACATCCTCCGGTGATACGCCCGCATCCTTTACAGCATTTAACATTGCTCTTGCAGGGCTCTCGCCTGAATCTTCCGGTGCTGTGATATGGAATGCATCACTGGAGCATCCGTATCCGCTGATCTCTGCATAGATCTTTGCGCCACGCTTCTTAGCATGTTCCAGTTCCTCAAGAATAACGATACCGGAACCTTCACCAAGAACGAAACCGTCTCTCTCTTTATCAAATGGAATTGAGCATCTGTCCGGGTTATCAGATGATGACAACGCTGTTAATGCATCAAATGTCGAGATACCGATCGGTGAAACTGCTGCTTCTGTACCACCGGCGATCATTACATCTGCATCTCCATACTGAATTGTACGGAATGCTTCACCGATACTGTTTGTACCGGATGCACATGCTGTAACAACATCAATACTCTTTCCCTTGCAGCCAAGCTGGATCGCAATATTACCTGCTGCGATATTGCTGATCATCATAGGTACTGTAAATGGGCTTACACGATTCGGTCCTTTTGTCATGATCTTCTCATATGCACTTTCAAGCTCCTGAAGACTTCCTACACCGGAACCGACACAGGTACCAACCATGTATGGATCTTCTGCTGTCATGTCAAGCTTTGCATCTGCAACTGCTTCCTTTGCTGCTGCAACCGCGAACTGTGAAAATCTTGCCATTCTTCTTGCGGCCTTTGGATCAATATAATCTTTTGCTACAAATCCTTTTACTTCACCTACAACCTTGCACTTATATTCTGATGCATCAAACTGTGTAATCGGTCCAAAACCATGTCTGCCTTCTTTTAAGCCGTTCCAGAACTCATCCACATTCAAGCCAAGTGGAGTAACCGCTCCCATTCCTGTAATCACTACTCTTCTACTCATATTCAATAATTCTCCTTAATATAAAGTATGATTTCCATTTTCTTCCATATATATACCATCCAGATTATCTGTGAAAGATATAGAAGAAATCCTGCATTGTTAAATTCTATAAAAATTTACTTTGTCAGCTTATGTATAAACCACACATACTGCACAGAATGCATGGTTACGCCGATATTGTACTACATTTTACAAAAATATGGAAATAAATCTTGTAAAGTTTTTATTAATTATCTCACGATTTCACGGCATACTTCGTCTTCCGACAACATTTCTCCGCTATTTTTCTTTTCGTATTGAATGGAAAAGATAAATTTCTTACTGATGAAATAATTCAAAAAGATCACAAGGATCGATGTAAACACCTTAACACCCATCGCATTCCATTTCAGTCCGGTGACAAGCGCAAAGATAATTCCTGTTTCGATCAGAAGTGTAGATACCCGGCTCAGATAGAATAATGCCAGTTCGATAAAATATGCCTTTACCGTGGCTGCCTTTGTGTGGAATACAGATTTGCGGTTTGTCGCAAATGACACATAGTTGTACAAAATCCACGACATATAATTGGCATAGATCTCATTTATCCCGCATTTGTACATAAAAAACCAGGCAGACCCTAAGTTCACTGCCCCTACGAGTATGCCCCATGCGATATATATGTATATTTCCTTTGGTATTTTGCGTAAAAGTTTCATACCATTCTCCCTATAGTCCTGATATCGGAAGCTGCTTGAGTGTCGTCTCTTCTTCCGGAAATTCCCGGACGATGCGATCATACATTTTATGGTTAAAAGCTTCCCTTTCTTTATAATTGAATTTCAGAATGTTCTTATAGCCCCATAAATGTGTGAAGATATCCTGGTTCTCGATCTGTGCCGAACCGGGAAAAAAAGATGATATCTGCTTTCCCTGCTTCTCTGCGCACATCGCAAGAAGCCGCTGTTCCGCAAATACCATATGGCAGAGATTCTCCTCTGTCTCC is a window from the Lachnospiraceae bacterium GAM79 genome containing:
- a CDS encoding acetyl-CoA carboxylase carboxyl transferase subunit encodes the protein MLFIKKKAKEAEMEKMKAVEAEQPKPETVKCPKCGAELDKQRVVKAKYICYECGSYFRVKTKNRIKMVTDPKSFEPWFEDMPMSNPLNTAGYEDKVKAAQEKTGLKEAVTVGKALINGEPAMIGICDARFLMSSMGYVVGEKIARAVERATEEKLPVFMFCCSGGARMQEGIISLMQMAKTSAALKKHSEAGLLYVSILTDPTTGGVTASFAMLGDIILGEPGALVGFAGPRVIKQTIGQDLPEGFQRSEFLVEHGIIDGIITRDKMKDTMYQLIVTHKQRTGYANFDKEEDEKFDISEILKERLTSVENKTPWEKIRGTRQMTRPCALDYIDYICDDFHEIHGDRTMNDDKAIVGGIGHIDGQPVTVIAQVKGSSMTECMERNFGMPLPDGYRKALRLMKQAEKFNRPIITFVNTPGAFCGLEAEERGMGEAIARNLYEMSALKVPVLCILIGEGGSGGALAMAVGNEVWMLENAVYSILSPEGYASILWKDSNRAEEAAEVMQLTAQDLSRLGVIEKVIPEYGGADKESVPYIGKFIKMNAKEFLKKFDGMSGEEIAAARYKRFREM
- the fabF gene encoding beta-ketoacyl-ACP synthase II — encoded protein: MSRRVVITGMGAVTPLGLNVDEFWNGLKEGRHGFGPITQFDASEYKCKVVGEVKGFVAKDYIDPKAARRMARFSQFAVAAAKEAVADAKLDMTAEDPYMVGTCVGSGVGSLQELESAYEKIMTKGPNRVSPFTVPMMISNIAAGNIAIQLGCKGKSIDVVTACASGTNSIGEAFRTIQYGDADVMIAGGTEAAVSPIGISTFDALTALSSSDNPDRCSIPFDKERDGFVLGEGSGIVILEELEHAKKRGAKIYAEISGYGCSSDAFHITAPEDSGESPARAMLNAVKDAGVSPEDVAYINAHGTSTHLNDLVETRAIKKAFGDHAKDIKINSTKSMTGHLLGAAGAIECIVTAKTIEEGYIHRTRGLHESEEELDLDYCKEPYEQEVDCAISNSLGFGGHNACILLQKYKEQ
- a CDS encoding GtrA family protein, whose amino-acid sequence is MKLLRKIPKEIYIYIAWGILVGAVNLGSAWFFMYKCGINEIYANYMSWILYNYVSFATNRKSVFHTKAATVKAYFIELALFYLSRVSTLLIETGIIFALVTGLKWNAMGVKVFTSILVIFLNYFISKKFIFSIQYEKKNSGEMLSEDEVCREIVR